A genomic window from Pseudogulbenkiania sp. MAI-1 includes:
- a CDS encoding bifunctional diguanylate cyclase/phosphodiesterase: MNSTVDYLHAPQAAAEAALALVGAHERPAQVAVWARVGTVWQCLASHGPIETLVSPEELQRGRLPGPDGGAEALKSGNDLLGWLIWRGPKPDSWHQVALLLTGHLLAARLHSEQTISRITHETMLEMSRLASECASLEAFLPGLHRLLGRLLDARNFYIALLDEQANALSFPFYADLCEPAREWPRPEQRFPLGGQPPSLTAYLMAGGKPLLLSRRMLETLQHNGEIQVHGPLPESWMGVLLHNIAGQPIGAVALQSYQPDHSYSPAEQSLFQFVALHIGHVLARVQVRNQLEQQVWLRTCELEGANARLRNEVAERQLAEKRQSVLFLIAELSNTSLSLEAFLGGVHRLLGELLPARNCLVALYDQDHDLISFPYYQDERCSSHKARKPGKGYIEQVLYSGQALQVNSSRVTGDDAMLPRSWLGVPLYHGHDLLGVLAVQSYDEQVQYSFREQELLEFVANNIGAALARIHAMEALQAAYLELEERVRERTSELDAANAQLEFDSLHDPLTKLPNRTYFARALRRSWEAYVNGTGERFAVLFIDLDRFKLVNDTLGHLAGDHLLFEAGARIRSCLRHSDFVARLGGDEFAALLFGIEAHGCEQTARMIVGEFDRPVVLMGREVFTTASVGVVIADKSYYQRSEDVLRDADHAMYRTKQQGRHGYTLFNHELRLNQADQLALESELRRALEVDDQLTPFFQPFIDAKSGALEGFEALVRWQHPTRGLISPAIFLPMAEESGLIMRVDRYMIEAAARQLRQWMDEGRLEGDVSLHINLSSANFHDPELLSWMAALIRRYALPAGTLHLEVTESALIDVPDVAAEVIQALHDMGVRLALDDFGTGYSALSYLHRYHFDVLKIDQSFVADLDQKQESAAIVRAILALAEALDLDVVAEGVETGMQLRTLRDMGCSKLQGFYFATPAPASRIDWDRLAGFASSFRHVA; this comes from the coding sequence ATGAATAGCACGGTAGACTATCTCCACGCGCCGCAGGCCGCCGCCGAGGCGGCCCTGGCCTTGGTCGGCGCGCACGAGCGCCCTGCCCAGGTGGCTGTCTGGGCACGGGTCGGTACGGTATGGCAATGCCTGGCCTCGCACGGCCCTATAGAGACGCTGGTGTCCCCCGAGGAACTGCAGCGTGGGCGGCTGCCGGGACCGGACGGCGGGGCCGAGGCGCTCAAGAGCGGCAACGACTTGCTCGGCTGGCTGATCTGGCGCGGTCCGAAACCGGATAGCTGGCACCAGGTGGCGCTGCTGTTGACCGGCCACCTGCTGGCCGCGCGGCTGCACTCCGAGCAGACCATCTCCCGCATCACCCACGAGACCATGCTCGAGATGAGCCGGCTTGCCAGCGAGTGCGCCAGCCTGGAGGCCTTCCTGCCCGGCCTCCACCGCCTGCTGGGGCGGCTGCTGGATGCCCGCAACTTCTATATCGCACTGCTGGACGAACAGGCCAACGCGCTCAGTTTCCCGTTCTACGCCGATCTGTGCGAACCGGCCCGCGAGTGGCCGCGGCCGGAGCAGCGTTTCCCCTTGGGCGGGCAGCCGCCGTCGCTGACCGCCTACCTGATGGCCGGCGGCAAGCCGCTGCTGCTGTCGCGACGCATGCTGGAAACGCTGCAGCACAACGGCGAGATCCAGGTGCACGGCCCGCTGCCGGAGAGCTGGATGGGGGTGCTGCTGCACAATATCGCCGGCCAGCCGATCGGCGCGGTGGCATTGCAAAGCTACCAGCCGGACCATAGCTACAGCCCGGCCGAGCAATCGCTGTTCCAGTTCGTCGCGCTGCATATCGGCCACGTGCTGGCCCGGGTGCAGGTGCGCAATCAGCTGGAACAACAGGTGTGGCTGCGAACCTGCGAGCTGGAGGGCGCCAACGCCCGGCTGCGCAACGAAGTGGCCGAGCGTCAGTTGGCCGAGAAGCGCCAGAGCGTGCTGTTCCTGATCGCCGAGCTGTCCAATACCAGCCTGTCGCTCGAAGCCTTCCTGGGCGGCGTGCACCGCTTGCTAGGGGAGCTGCTGCCGGCGCGCAATTGCCTGGTCGCGCTGTATGACCAAGACCACGACCTGATTTCCTTCCCCTACTACCAGGATGAGCGTTGCTCGTCGCACAAGGCGCGCAAACCGGGCAAGGGCTACATCGAGCAGGTGCTGTACAGCGGCCAGGCGCTGCAGGTGAACTCGTCGCGGGTGACGGGTGACGACGCCATGCTGCCGCGCAGCTGGCTGGGGGTGCCGCTGTACCACGGCCACGACCTGCTCGGCGTGCTGGCGGTGCAAAGCTACGACGAGCAGGTGCAATACAGCTTCCGTGAGCAGGAACTGCTGGAGTTCGTCGCCAACAACATCGGTGCGGCGCTGGCGCGCATCCACGCCATGGAGGCGCTGCAGGCCGCCTACCTCGAGCTGGAGGAGCGGGTGCGCGAGCGCACCAGCGAGCTGGACGCCGCCAACGCCCAGCTGGAGTTCGACAGCCTGCACGACCCGCTGACCAAGCTGCCCAACCGCACCTATTTCGCCCGCGCCCTGCGCCGCAGCTGGGAGGCCTACGTCAACGGCACCGGCGAGCGCTTCGCCGTGCTGTTCATCGACCTCGACCGCTTCAAGCTGGTCAACGACACGCTGGGCCACCTGGCCGGAGACCACCTGCTGTTCGAGGCCGGGGCGCGCATCCGCAGCTGCCTGCGCCACAGCGACTTCGTGGCGCGGCTGGGCGGCGACGAGTTCGCCGCGCTGCTGTTCGGCATCGAGGCGCACGGCTGCGAGCAGACCGCGCGCATGATCGTGGGCGAGTTCGACCGACCGGTGGTGCTGATGGGGCGGGAAGTGTTCACCACCGCCAGCGTCGGCGTGGTGATCGCCGACAAGTCCTATTATCAGCGCTCGGAAGACGTGCTGCGCGACGCCGACCACGCCATGTACCGCACCAAGCAGCAGGGGCGCCACGGCTACACCTTGTTCAACCACGAGCTGCGCCTCAACCAGGCCGATCAGCTGGCGCTGGAATCGGAGCTGCGCCGGGCGCTGGAGGTGGACGATCAGCTGACCCCGTTCTTCCAGCCCTTCATAGACGCCAAGAGTGGCGCGCTGGAGGGCTTCGAGGCGCTGGTGCGCTGGCAGCATCCGACACGCGGCCTGATTTCCCCTGCCATCTTCCTGCCGATGGCCGAGGAGAGTGGCCTGATCATGCGCGTGGACCGCTACATGATCGAGGCGGCGGCGCGCCAATTGCGCCAGTGGATGGACGAGGGACGGCTGGAGGGCGATGTGTCGCTGCACATCAACCTGTCGTCGGCCAATTTCCACGATCCGGAACTGTTGAGCTGGATGGCGGCGCTGATCCGGCGCTACGCGCTGCCCGCCGGCACGCTGCACCTGGAAGTGACGGAGAGCGCGCTGATCGACGTGCCGGACGTGGCCGCCGAGGTGATCCAGGCGCTGCACGACATGGGGGTGCGGCTGGCGTTGGACGATTTCGGTACCGGCTACTCGGCGCTGTCCTACCTGCACCGCTACCATTTCGACGTGCTCAAGATCGACCAGTCCTTCGTCGCCGACCTCGACCAGAAGCAGGAATCGGCAGCCATCGTGCGCGCCATCCTGGCGCTGGCCGAGGCGCTGGACCTGGACGTGGTGGCCGAGGGGGTGGAAACCGGCATGCAGCTGAGGACGCTGCGCGACATGGGCTGCAGCAAGCTGCAGGGCTTCTATTTCGCCACGCCGGCGCCGGCCTCGCGCATCGATTGGGACCGCCTGGCCGGCTTTGCCAGCAGCTTCCGGCATGTCGCCTGA
- a CDS encoding class I SAM-dependent methyltransferase produces MSPEFATRYNRWRYNLYAPVYDRVVAAFFAPRRRRAIELLAPAPDERLLLLGAGTGLDLDYLSGCRQLTAIDVSDGMLARLRRRADRLGLAVDVRVMDGQRLDFPDACFDAVILHLILAVIPDPVACLREVERVLKPGGRAVVFDKFLPDGGHAGWARVAANWLTRLIATDINRQLGVIVGHTTLHIEHEESAGMGGFFRIALLRK; encoded by the coding sequence ATGTCGCCTGAGTTCGCCACGCGCTACAACCGTTGGCGCTACAACCTGTACGCGCCGGTCTACGACCGTGTCGTGGCGGCTTTCTTCGCCCCGCGCCGGCGCCGGGCCATCGAACTGCTGGCCCCGGCGCCGGACGAGCGCCTGCTGCTGCTGGGCGCCGGCACCGGGCTCGATCTGGACTATCTCTCTGGCTGTCGCCAGCTCACCGCCATCGACGTCTCCGACGGCATGCTGGCGCGGCTGCGCCGGCGCGCCGACCGTCTCGGGCTCGCGGTGGACGTGCGCGTGATGGACGGCCAGCGGCTGGACTTTCCCGATGCCTGCTTCGATGCCGTGATCCTGCACCTGATCCTGGCAGTGATTCCCGACCCGGTGGCCTGTCTCAGGGAGGTCGAGCGGGTGCTCAAGCCCGGCGGGCGCGCCGTGGTGTTCGACAAGTTCCTGCCCGACGGTGGCCATGCCGGATGGGCGCGCGTCGCCGCCAACTGGCTGACCCGGCTGATCGCCACCGACATCAACCGCCAGTTGGGTGTCATCGTCGGCCACACCACTTTGCACATCGAGCATGAGGAATCGGCAGGGATGGGTGGTTTCTTTCGCATCGCACTCTTGCGAAAATAG
- the bioH gene encoding pimeloyl-ACP methyl ester esterase BioH, with protein sequence MSLYIESLGRGPDVVMLHGWGLHGGVFSRVAERLAGRYCLHLVDLPGHGASASRHPFDADDIADLLAAQFPWPAHVVGWSLGGLLAQHWAARHPAQVKSLALIASSPRFVKQDGWPHAQERKAIEGVGASLDSAFELTLERFLALQMLGAPGARETLKALREELFAHGRPQGLLPALELLLMADARALAPAIHCPVGLFFGAKDAITPIGAGRWLAETLADATLYEFPQASHAPFLSHEEEFVAKLAAHLDQHA encoded by the coding sequence ATGAGTCTGTACATCGAATCGCTCGGGCGCGGCCCGGACGTCGTCATGCTGCATGGCTGGGGCCTGCACGGCGGCGTGTTCAGCCGGGTGGCCGAGCGTCTGGCCGGCCGCTACTGCCTGCACCTGGTCGACCTGCCCGGCCATGGCGCCTCCGCCAGCCGTCATCCCTTCGACGCCGACGACATCGCCGACCTGCTGGCGGCGCAGTTCCCCTGGCCGGCGCACGTGGTCGGCTGGTCCTTGGGCGGGCTGCTGGCCCAGCACTGGGCGGCGCGCCATCCGGCGCAGGTGAAAAGCCTGGCGCTGATCGCCAGCAGCCCGCGCTTCGTCAAGCAGGACGGCTGGCCGCACGCGCAGGAGAGGAAGGCCATCGAAGGCGTCGGCGCCAGCCTCGACAGCGCCTTCGAGCTGACCCTGGAGCGCTTCCTGGCGCTGCAGATGCTGGGCGCCCCCGGCGCGCGCGAGACGCTCAAGGCGCTGCGCGAGGAGCTGTTCGCCCACGGCCGCCCGCAGGGCCTGCTGCCGGCGCTGGAACTGCTGCTGATGGCCGATGCGCGCGCGCTGGCGCCCGCCATCCACTGCCCGGTCGGGCTGTTCTTCGGCGCCAAGGACGCCATCACCCCGATCGGCGCCGGGCGCTGGCTGGCCGAGACGCTGGCCGACGCCACCCTTTACGAATTCCCGCAGGCTTCGCATGCGCCCTTCCTGTCGCACGAGGAAGAGTTCGTGGCAAAGCTTGCCGCCCACCTGGACCAACACGCATGA
- the bioC gene encoding malonyl-ACP O-methyltransferase BioC: MSEAFYTDKSRVRAAFERAASSYDSAAVLQREVSDRMAARLDYIKFSPKVILDAGSGTGYGAAELRRRYPEARVIELDLAAPMLQASREKQQAGGGFLGKLFKRAQPWQLCADIECLPLADASVDMIWSNLAIQWVNIPDGVFAEFQRVLKPEGMLMFSTLGPDTLQELREAFAGVDGATHVNQFIDMHDLGDALLKSGFAEPVMDMDKIVLTYPRVRDVMQDLKAIGAHNATAGRGRGLMGKHAWQKVEAAYELRRQHGALPATYEVVYGHAWKGEPKKKANLLPDGRQVIEFMKPGARPGVK; this comes from the coding sequence ATGAGTGAAGCGTTTTATACCGACAAGTCCCGCGTGCGCGCCGCCTTCGAGCGCGCCGCGTCGAGCTACGACTCGGCCGCGGTGCTGCAGCGCGAGGTGTCGGACCGCATGGCCGCCCGCCTCGACTACATCAAGTTCAGCCCCAAGGTGATCCTCGACGCCGGCAGCGGCACCGGCTACGGGGCGGCCGAGCTGCGCCGCCGTTATCCCGAGGCGCGCGTGATCGAACTCGACCTCGCCGCCCCCATGCTGCAGGCCTCGCGCGAGAAGCAGCAGGCGGGAGGGGGCTTTTTGGGCAAGCTGTTCAAGCGCGCCCAGCCGTGGCAGTTGTGCGCCGACATCGAGTGTCTGCCGCTGGCCGACGCCAGCGTCGACATGATCTGGTCCAACCTGGCGATCCAGTGGGTCAACATCCCGGACGGCGTGTTCGCCGAGTTCCAGCGCGTGCTCAAGCCGGAAGGCATGCTGATGTTCTCGACCTTGGGCCCGGACACGCTGCAGGAACTGCGCGAGGCTTTTGCCGGGGTGGACGGCGCCACCCACGTCAACCAGTTCATCGACATGCACGATCTGGGCGACGCGCTGCTCAAGAGCGGCTTCGCCGAGCCGGTGATGGACATGGACAAGATCGTGCTGACCTACCCGCGCGTGCGCGACGTGATGCAGGATCTGAAGGCCATCGGCGCGCACAACGCCACCGCCGGGCGCGGGCGCGGGCTGATGGGCAAGCACGCCTGGCAGAAGGTTGAGGCGGCCTATGAACTGCGCCGCCAGCATGGCGCGCTGCCGGCCACCTACGAGGTCGTCTACGGTCACGCCTGGAAGGGCGAGCCGAAGAAAAAGGCCAATCTGCTGCCGGATGGCCGCCAGGTGATCGAATTCATGAAACCCGGTGCGCGTCCGGGCGTCAAATAG
- a CDS encoding patatin-like phospholipase family protein, whose product MIARRTLSRLAPLVALLTLSACTALGPAKPEVAVPAKPLPKPKVALALGGGAAKGFAHIGVIKVLESHGIVPDIVTGTSAGSVVGSLYAAGYNGLQLQSIAIKLDESNLTDLTLSTSGFIKGEKLAAFVNQAVGNRPIDKLSRPFGAVATELDSGQRVVFRQGNTGQAVRASASIPNVFQPVQINGKRYVDGGLVSPVPVSAAREMGANFVIAVDISARPRAGSATGFLSIFDQSINIMNVTALAQELKQADVVIRPQVQNMGSTSFDERHQAILEGERVAQQALPLIQKLMQQKAVAMAAAK is encoded by the coding sequence ATGATTGCTCGTCGTACCCTGTCCCGACTCGCGCCGCTCGTGGCGCTGCTGACCCTGAGCGCGTGTACCGCGTTGGGGCCGGCCAAGCCCGAGGTCGCCGTGCCGGCCAAGCCGCTGCCCAAGCCCAAGGTGGCGCTCGCGCTGGGCGGCGGTGCCGCCAAGGGCTTCGCCCATATCGGCGTGATCAAGGTGCTCGAATCGCACGGCATCGTGCCGGACATCGTCACCGGCACCAGCGCCGGCAGCGTGGTCGGCAGCCTGTACGCCGCCGGCTACAACGGCCTGCAGTTGCAGAGCATCGCGATCAAGCTGGACGAGAGCAACCTGACCGACCTGACGCTGTCCACCAGCGGTTTCATCAAGGGCGAGAAGCTGGCCGCCTTCGTCAACCAGGCGGTGGGTAACCGCCCGATCGACAAGCTGTCCAGACCGTTCGGGGCGGTGGCCACCGAACTGGACAGCGGCCAGCGCGTGGTGTTCCGCCAGGGCAACACCGGCCAGGCGGTGCGCGCCTCGGCCAGTATCCCCAATGTGTTCCAGCCGGTTCAGATCAATGGCAAGCGTTACGTCGACGGCGGCCTGGTCAGCCCGGTGCCGGTCAGCGCGGCGCGCGAGATGGGGGCCAACTTCGTCATCGCGGTGGACATTTCCGCCCGGCCGCGCGCCGGTTCGGCCACCGGCTTCCTGTCGATCTTCGACCAGAGCATCAACATCATGAACGTCACCGCGCTGGCGCAGGAACTGAAGCAGGCCGACGTGGTGATCCGCCCGCAAGTGCAGAACATGGGCTCGACCTCGTTCGACGAGCGCCACCAGGCCATCCTGGAGGGGGAAAGAGTGGCGCAGCAGGCGCTGCCGCTGATCCAGAAGCTGATGCAGCAGAAGGCCGTGGCCATGGCGGCCGCCAAGTAA
- the dinB gene encoding DNA polymerase IV, with the protein MALPQRKIIHVDCDCFFASVEMRDQPAWRDIPLAVGGRPDSRGVIATCNYLARRYGVRSAMSAARALTLCPSLLIVPPDFTRYKAASQQILAIYHDFTELIEPLSLDEAYLDVSGQPHCQGSASLMAEAIRRRIRDEVGITASAGIAPNKFLAKVASDWNKPDGQFVIRPEDVDAFVRALPVEKIPGVGAVTAARLHTLGIKHCEELRHWELAELVRHFGRFGERLHALARGIDPRPVSVERLRKSISVEETYPADLPDLAACLAKLPELMARLTHRLERAGQPAFRGLSVKIKFADFSQTTVEQAGQQLNADVLAALLQVGHARGAQPVRLLGIGVRLHEEEAVKGRQLALFDDD; encoded by the coding sequence ATGGCCCTGCCGCAACGCAAGATCATCCACGTCGACTGCGACTGCTTCTTCGCCTCGGTCGAGATGCGCGACCAGCCGGCCTGGCGCGACATCCCGCTGGCGGTGGGCGGCCGCCCCGACAGCCGCGGCGTCATCGCCACCTGCAACTACCTGGCACGGCGCTACGGCGTGCGCTCGGCGATGTCCGCGGCGCGCGCCCTCACCCTGTGCCCGTCGCTGTTGATCGTGCCCCCCGACTTCACCCGCTACAAGGCGGCGAGCCAGCAGATCCTGGCGATCTACCACGACTTCACCGAGCTCATCGAGCCGCTGTCGCTGGACGAAGCCTACCTCGACGTCAGCGGCCAGCCGCACTGCCAGGGCAGCGCCTCGCTGATGGCCGAGGCGATCCGCCGCCGCATCCGCGACGAGGTCGGCATCACCGCCTCGGCCGGCATCGCCCCCAACAAGTTCCTGGCCAAAGTCGCCAGCGACTGGAACAAGCCGGACGGCCAGTTCGTGATCCGCCCCGAGGACGTCGACGCCTTCGTCCGTGCCCTGCCGGTGGAGAAGATTCCCGGTGTCGGCGCGGTCACCGCCGCCCGGCTGCATACTCTGGGAATTAAACACTGCGAGGAATTGCGGCACTGGGAGCTGGCCGAGCTGGTACGCCACTTCGGCCGCTTCGGCGAGCGCCTGCACGCGCTGGCGCGCGGCATCGACCCGCGCCCGGTCAGCGTCGAGCGCCTGCGCAAGTCGATCAGCGTGGAAGAAACCTACCCGGCCGACCTGCCCGACCTCGCCGCCTGCCTGGCCAAGCTGCCGGAACTGATGGCACGGCTCACGCACCGGCTGGAGCGCGCCGGTCAGCCGGCGTTCCGCGGGCTGAGCGTCAAGATCAAGTTCGCCGACTTCAGCCAGACCACGGTGGAACAGGCCGGCCAGCAGCTCAATGCCGACGTGCTGGCGGCGCTGCTGCAGGTCGGCCACGCGCGCGGGGCGCAGCCGGTACGGCTCTTGGGGATAGGCGTACGGCTGCACGAGGAGGAGGCCGTCAAGGGGCGCCAGCTGGCGCTGTTCGACGACGACTGA
- a CDS encoding SelT/SelW/SelH family protein: protein MTITPDQRPRLAIQYCTGCRWLLRAAWMAQELLTTFEKELAEVALQPGSGGVFRITLDGEPLWDRKDDGGFPDIKELKQRVRDRVAPDKSLGHSDAAPTPPL, encoded by the coding sequence ATGACGATCACCCCAGACCAACGCCCCCGTCTCGCCATCCAGTACTGTACCGGCTGCCGCTGGCTGCTGCGCGCCGCCTGGATGGCCCAGGAACTGCTGACCACCTTCGAGAAGGAACTGGCCGAAGTGGCGCTCCAGCCGGGCTCCGGCGGCGTGTTCCGCATCACGCTTGACGGTGAGCCGCTGTGGGACCGCAAGGACGACGGTGGCTTCCCCGACATCAAGGAACTGAAGCAGCGGGTGCGCGACCGCGTCGCGCCGGACAAATCGCTCGGCCACAGCGACGCCGCGCCGACCCCGCCGCTCTGA
- a CDS encoding EAL domain-containing protein, protein MLQRLLMRLAHGLGHPTLLMTLLMVLGLFGTWRLLESTIAQSDQSHVQLTGELLQRNLLKQRNTLGHNLTEYNAWDDMYRAVSASTLDTVWLRTNLTGSIYRTLDIQLGVITDAQGQPLYAVRNGAIEETPSQPLPFSAAQWQRLVQLTNRFEPRGSEGYPTTFVRDTATNPLTHQKEPRLLMLVMQRIVPENEEPRSTLPTRYLLFAKDIDPALLEDISGDLRLEQLQLDFAIPPTRTPAIPLAGLEQRPQAYLTWQQRLPGDHLQAALLPRALLLLSVLAVIALLLLRVSRQLTLRHQRTTARLISQGQVLRELVAEREDKDEALDAYLKRLCQKLAATLDASRVSVWRYQADHQALECLIGVDRDAGHHFSGTLLHFADHPDYFTALHQERYLSASDATTDPRLARMEDYLLEHTIRSMLDAAVTLAGSHYGVICVEDRKHRGSWQPDEINFVCSSADVVALMMESGARLQAEGELHRHAYYDRFTGLPNRARLLMQLDELAMNRSEAPTFGCLILALDGMPNLNELYGHDTGDQVILLLCERLVRLAEPGELVARVAENRFCLILFGKDESGINRRVNAISETLNLPVDIGGQLIGVRVSAGLALSPLDSKEPLRLLEHAELAMQISRGSIQGGWVRFHEDMSSDWHRRHLLINELRQAIGTRHLFLCYQPYHDLKTRRTRGAEALLRWHHPQHGFISPGEFIPLAEDSGVIVPLGEWVLREACRQTAKWRQEAHPAFTISVNVSLLQLEDPHFADLVASILATAHLPPSALELEVTETLALRQSGSIEENIRRLKALGVSLAIDDFGTGYASFSYLRRFPAEKIKIDKQFLDQVPDNHQDAAIVRMIVAMGHSLGAVVTGEGIESERQLAFLSEIGCDYAQGYHLSKPLEQHAMSRYLAHSVVPAALPSSQQTPSPL, encoded by the coding sequence ATGCTGCAACGCCTGCTGATGCGCCTGGCACACGGTCTGGGCCATCCCACCCTGCTGATGACGCTGCTCATGGTCCTGGGCCTGTTCGGCACCTGGCGCCTGCTGGAAAGCACCATCGCACAAAGCGATCAGAGCCATGTCCAGCTGACCGGCGAACTGCTGCAGCGCAACCTGCTCAAACAACGCAATACGCTGGGCCACAACCTGACCGAATACAACGCCTGGGACGACATGTACCGTGCGGTCAGCGCCTCCACTCTCGATACCGTATGGCTGCGCACCAACCTCACCGGTTCGATCTACCGCACCCTCGACATCCAGCTCGGCGTGATCACCGACGCCCAAGGCCAGCCACTGTACGCCGTGCGCAACGGTGCCATCGAGGAAACGCCGAGCCAGCCGCTGCCGTTCAGTGCGGCCCAATGGCAACGCCTGGTGCAGCTGACCAACCGCTTCGAACCCCGCGGCAGCGAAGGCTACCCCACCACCTTCGTCCGGGACACCGCCACCAACCCGCTTACCCACCAGAAAGAGCCGCGCCTCTTGATGCTGGTCATGCAGCGCATCGTGCCGGAGAACGAGGAGCCGCGTAGCACGCTACCGACGCGCTATCTGCTGTTCGCCAAGGACATCGACCCGGCGCTGCTGGAGGACATCTCCGGCGACCTGCGCCTCGAACAATTGCAGCTGGATTTTGCCATCCCCCCAACCCGCACGCCGGCGATTCCCCTGGCAGGACTCGAGCAACGACCGCAGGCTTACCTCACCTGGCAACAACGACTGCCCGGCGATCATCTGCAGGCCGCCCTGTTGCCGCGGGCCCTGCTCCTGCTGTCGGTGCTGGCGGTCATCGCGCTACTGCTGTTGCGGGTATCGCGGCAACTGACCTTGCGCCACCAGCGCACCACCGCACGGCTGATCAGCCAGGGGCAGGTGCTGCGCGAACTGGTGGCCGAGCGGGAAGACAAGGACGAAGCGCTCGACGCCTATCTGAAGCGGCTGTGCCAGAAACTGGCCGCCACCCTGGACGCTTCCCGCGTCAGCGTCTGGCGCTACCAAGCGGATCACCAGGCGCTGGAATGCCTGATCGGCGTCGACCGCGACGCCGGCCACCACTTCTCCGGCACCCTGCTGCACTTCGCCGACCATCCCGACTACTTCACCGCCTTGCACCAGGAGCGCTACCTCAGCGCCAGCGACGCCACCACCGACCCTCGCCTGGCCCGCATGGAAGACTACCTGCTGGAACACACCATCCGCTCGATGCTGGACGCCGCCGTCACGCTGGCCGGCAGCCACTACGGCGTGATCTGCGTGGAAGACCGCAAGCACCGCGGGAGCTGGCAGCCGGACGAGATCAACTTTGTCTGTTCCAGCGCCGACGTGGTGGCGCTGATGATGGAATCGGGCGCCCGGCTGCAGGCCGAGGGCGAACTGCACCGCCATGCCTACTACGACCGCTTCACCGGGCTGCCCAACCGGGCCCGGCTGCTGATGCAGCTCGACGAGCTGGCGATGAACCGCAGCGAGGCGCCGACCTTCGGCTGCCTGATCCTGGCGCTGGACGGCATGCCCAACCTCAACGAGCTGTACGGCCACGATACCGGCGACCAGGTCATCCTGCTGCTGTGCGAGCGCCTGGTGCGCCTGGCCGAACCGGGCGAACTGGTGGCGCGCGTGGCGGAAAACCGCTTCTGTCTGATCCTGTTCGGCAAGGACGAGAGCGGCATCAACCGCCGCGTCAACGCCATCAGCGAGACGCTCAACCTGCCGGTCGACATCGGCGGTCAGTTGATCGGGGTGCGCGTCAGCGCCGGCCTGGCGCTGTCACCGCTGGACAGCAAGGAGCCGTTGCGCCTGCTGGAACATGCCGAGCTGGCGATGCAGATCTCGCGCGGCTCGATCCAGGGCGGCTGGGTCCGCTTCCACGAGGACATGAGCTCCGACTGGCACCGGCGCCACCTGCTGATCAACGAGTTGCGCCAGGCCATCGGCACGCGTCACCTGTTCCTGTGCTATCAGCCCTACCACGACCTGAAAACGCGGCGTACGCGCGGCGCCGAGGCGCTCCTGCGCTGGCACCACCCGCAGCACGGCTTCATCTCCCCCGGCGAATTCATTCCCCTGGCCGAAGACAGCGGCGTGATCGTGCCGCTGGGGGAGTGGGTGCTGCGCGAAGCCTGTCGGCAGACCGCCAAGTGGCGGCAGGAGGCACACCCGGCGTTCACCATTTCGGTCAACGTTTCGCTGCTGCAGCTGGAAGACCCCCACTTCGCCGACCTGGTGGCGAGCATCCTGGCCACCGCCCACCTGCCGCCCTCGGCGCTGGAGCTGGAGGTCACCGAGACCCTGGCATTGCGCCAGTCGGGCAGCATCGAAGAGAACATCCGGCGGCTCAAGGCGCTGGGCGTCAGCCTGGCGATCGACGACTTCGGCACCGGCTACGCCTCGTTCAGCTACCTGCGCCGCTTCCCGGCCGAAAAAATCAAGATCGACAAGCAGTTCCTCGATCAGGTGCCGGACAACCACCAGGACGCCGCCATCGTGCGCATGATCGTGGCGATGGGCCATTCGCTCGGCGCCGTGGTCACCGGCGAGGGCATCGAGAGTGAACGGCAGCTGGCCTTCCTCAGCGAGATCGGCTGCGACTACGCGCAGGGCTATCATCTGAGCAAACCGCTGGAGCAGCACGCCATGAGCCGCTACCTGGCGCACAGCGTCGTGCCGGCGGCGCTGCCGAGCAGCCAGCAAACGCCGTCCCCGTTGTAG
- a CDS encoding copper chaperone PCu(A)C: MKLARPLSALFLILLALPALAHHYVLGSLRIGHPWSRAMPAMMSSGAVYLKLDNQGKTADRLLAVSTPRAASAELHQHLNDKGVMRMRAVTEGIELPPGQTITLAPGGLHIMLMGLTAPLKAGERFPLTLRFSRAGTVEVEVKIEEGMMPSP, encoded by the coding sequence ATGAAACTCGCCCGCCCCCTGTCCGCCCTGTTCCTCATCCTGCTTGCCCTGCCTGCGCTGGCCCACCATTACGTGCTGGGCTCGCTGCGCATCGGCCACCCGTGGAGCCGCGCCATGCCGGCCATGATGAGCAGCGGCGCGGTCTACCTGAAACTCGACAACCAAGGCAAGACCGCCGACCGCCTGCTCGCGGTCAGCACCCCGCGCGCCGCCAGCGCCGAGCTGCACCAGCACCTCAACGACAAGGGTGTGATGCGCATGCGCGCGGTGACCGAAGGCATCGAGCTGCCGCCCGGCCAAACCATCACGCTGGCGCCCGGCGGACTCCACATCATGCTGATGGGACTGACCGCCCCGCTCAAGGCCGGCGAGCGCTTCCCGCTCACGCTGCGCTTCTCCCGCGCCGGCACGGTCGAAGTCGAAGTCAAGATCGAGGAAGGCATGATGCCCTCCCCCTGA